The following coding sequences lie in one Methylotuvimicrobium alcaliphilum 20Z genomic window:
- a CDS encoding ExbD/TolR family protein: MAMQFPREEDGGEMSDINVTPLVDVMLVLLVVFIVTAPLLTQVVKVKLPKTEQTEPTPDKHVAILAVTAGGEAQLDDKTIPLPNLEGELKALQERDPEISIQLQADRAALFESVAKVMASAQRSGIDKLSFVTVAQ, encoded by the coding sequence ATGGCTATGCAATTTCCCAGAGAAGAAGATGGCGGAGAAATGAGTGATATCAATGTCACGCCATTGGTGGATGTGATGCTGGTGCTGCTGGTGGTGTTCATCGTCACCGCGCCGTTATTAACCCAAGTCGTCAAAGTCAAACTACCCAAAACCGAACAGACCGAACCAACGCCTGATAAACATGTCGCCATATTGGCAGTCACCGCCGGCGGCGAAGCGCAACTGGACGACAAAACCATCCCGCTACCGAATTTGGAAGGCGAACTGAAAGCCTTGCAAGAACGTGATCCGGAAATCAGCATTCAGCTGCAAGCCGATCGGGCCGCGTTGTTCGAGTCGGTTGCCAAGGTGATGGCCAGCGCGCAACGCTCCGGTATCGATAAGTTGTCGTTTGTTACGGTAGCGCAATAG
- a CDS encoding MFS transporter, which yields MKVDRIPIPKTIWTLGFVSLFMDLSSELIHSLLPIFLVTTLGASALTVGLIEGVAEAAALMVRVFSGTISDFFGKRKFLIFIGYGMAALSKPLFPMAGNVETVFTARFLDRIGKGIRGAPRDALIADVSPPEIRGACFGLRQSMDTVGAFLGPLLAVLLLFLYQGDIELVLWVAVVPALFAVLLIVAGIEEPKARSSHKPARSPLSFTILKEFSGRYRWVVALGALFTMARFSEAFLVLRAAQIGLAVTWIPLAMVLMSLAYALSAYPAGLWSDRVEKRGLLALGMAFLVLADLILATAETLPMLFAGLALWGLHMGFSQGILAAMVADTTPTHWKGTAYGFFNFVSGVFMLLASVLAGWLWDRYGAEFTFYCGALFASLTLLMLMKRY from the coding sequence ATGAAGGTCGATAGAATACCCATACCCAAAACAATCTGGACGCTTGGATTCGTCAGCTTGTTTATGGATTTATCGTCGGAATTGATACATAGTCTGTTACCGATTTTTTTAGTCACGACGCTCGGCGCCTCGGCATTGACGGTCGGTTTGATCGAAGGCGTGGCCGAGGCGGCGGCCTTGATGGTCAGAGTATTTTCCGGAACGATCAGCGATTTTTTCGGCAAGCGTAAATTCCTCATTTTTATCGGCTACGGCATGGCTGCCTTGTCGAAGCCTTTGTTTCCGATGGCCGGTAACGTCGAAACGGTGTTTACCGCGCGTTTTCTCGATAGGATAGGCAAGGGCATACGCGGCGCGCCGCGTGATGCCTTGATCGCCGATGTGTCTCCGCCGGAAATTCGCGGCGCGTGCTTCGGCTTGAGACAATCGATGGATACGGTCGGCGCTTTTTTAGGGCCGTTGCTGGCGGTGTTGTTATTGTTTCTTTATCAGGGCGATATCGAGCTGGTGTTGTGGGTTGCGGTCGTTCCGGCTTTGTTCGCCGTGCTGTTGATTGTTGCCGGAATCGAAGAGCCGAAGGCACGGTCAAGTCACAAACCGGCGCGCTCGCCGTTGAGTTTCACGATATTGAAGGAATTTTCCGGGCGCTATCGCTGGGTTGTCGCATTGGGGGCCTTGTTTACGATGGCTCGGTTCAGCGAGGCTTTTTTGGTGCTGCGCGCCGCGCAAATCGGCTTGGCGGTGACCTGGATACCGTTGGCGATGGTGTTGATGAGTTTGGCTTATGCCTTGTCGGCTTATCCTGCAGGGCTTTGGTCCGACCGGGTCGAGAAAAGAGGCTTGCTGGCCTTGGGGATGGCGTTTCTGGTTCTGGCCGATTTGATTCTGGCAACAGCCGAGACCTTGCCGATGTTGTTTGCGGGTTTGGCCTTGTGGGGGTTGCACATGGGTTTCAGTCAAGGCATTTTGGCCGCGATGGTCGCCGACACCACACCGACTCACTGGAAAGGCACGGCCTACGGTTTTTTTAATTTTGTCAGCGGTGTCTTCATGCTGTTGGCCAGCGTGTTAGCCGGTTGGTTGTGGGACCGTTACGGCGCCGAATTTACCTTCTATTGCGGAGCGCTGTTTGCTTCGTTAACGTTGTTGATGTTGATGAAGCGCTATTAA
- a CDS encoding HDOD domain-containing protein → MSTSPDTTAIASSLAKNQLYLDCYKSMQKDKLQLPTIPDVAFKIRRAINDQTANNAKIARVVQIDPAITARLIRIANSPLYRGRRKIESCPEALTRIGLKAAQDIITSFAMKAVFQAKTPAIRKKMTDLWAHSSYVAAISAVLAHKIPGFDPDKAMLAGLIHDIGVVPILTHADKRPEIIDNPKDLVETVRKLRVDIGLQILRKWDFPQDFEDVIINAENWYRDNDGPPDYADIVMISQLHSFIGKIDIKKMPKIDQLPAFRKLASGGLTIDASIGILDMAKEEIEQIRLMLH, encoded by the coding sequence ATGAGCACATCACCGGATACTACCGCCATTGCTTCGAGCCTTGCCAAAAATCAACTGTACCTCGATTGTTATAAGTCGATGCAGAAGGATAAACTGCAACTACCGACGATACCCGATGTCGCCTTCAAAATTCGACGAGCGATCAACGACCAGACGGCTAACAATGCCAAAATCGCTAGAGTCGTTCAGATCGACCCGGCGATTACCGCCCGTTTGATCAGAATTGCGAACAGCCCGCTTTATCGAGGCAGAAGAAAAATTGAAAGCTGCCCGGAAGCTCTGACCCGCATCGGATTAAAAGCGGCTCAGGACATTATCACCTCATTCGCGATGAAAGCGGTCTTTCAAGCCAAAACGCCGGCGATTCGAAAAAAAATGACCGATCTCTGGGCGCACAGCAGCTATGTTGCCGCTATCAGCGCGGTATTGGCCCACAAAATCCCCGGCTTCGACCCGGACAAGGCGATGCTGGCCGGCCTCATTCACGACATCGGCGTCGTCCCGATATTGACCCATGCCGACAAACGCCCGGAAATTATCGACAATCCGAAAGACCTGGTCGAAACGGTACGAAAACTGCGTGTCGATATCGGCCTGCAAATTCTGCGTAAATGGGATTTTCCGCAAGACTTCGAAGATGTCATTATCAACGCCGAGAACTGGTATCGCGACAATGACGGACCACCGGATTACGCCGATATCGTGATGATCTCGCAACTTCATAGTTTCATCGGCAAGATCGACATCAAAAAAATGCCCAAAATAGATCAACTACCCGCTTTTAGAAAACTGGCTTCGGGAGGACTAACGATCGATGCCAGCATCGGAATCTTGGACATGGCCAAGGAAGAAATCGAACAAATCCGGCTGATGCTGCATTGA
- the prmB gene encoding 50S ribosomal protein L3 N(5)-glutamine methyltransferase, with protein sequence MSDNFSDISATLTTIRDYIRYGASRFRDAGVFFGHGTVSAIDEAAAIVLHTLHQPYDLSPVYLDSTLTMSERESILAMFERRINERKPSAYLTHEAIFAGLSFFVDERVLIPRSPIAELIEDQFNPWVDPDSVNRILDLCTGSGCIAIACAYAFPDVPVDAVDLSEDALAVAAINVEKHDRVEQVTLFQSDLFSQLPHERYDIIVSNPPYVAVEEWQNLPPEYHAEPAMGFKGGESGLDIVLQILANAKDYLSKHGVLIVEVGSSAETLQNRFPEIPFYWLDFQRGGDGVFLLTAEQVDQFHSLFIDALN encoded by the coding sequence ATGTCAGACAATTTTTCCGATATATCCGCCACATTAACGACCATTCGCGATTATATTCGTTACGGCGCCAGTCGGTTTCGTGATGCCGGCGTGTTTTTCGGGCACGGCACCGTGTCGGCGATCGATGAAGCCGCGGCTATCGTTTTGCATACCTTGCATCAGCCCTACGATCTATCGCCTGTTTATTTAGACAGTACCTTGACGATGTCGGAGCGCGAGTCGATTCTTGCGATGTTCGAGAGGCGGATCAATGAACGTAAGCCATCGGCCTATTTGACCCATGAAGCGATTTTTGCCGGTTTATCGTTTTTTGTCGATGAGCGCGTATTGATACCGCGCTCGCCGATCGCCGAGCTGATCGAGGATCAATTCAACCCTTGGGTCGATCCCGATTCGGTTAACCGAATTCTGGATTTGTGTACCGGCAGCGGCTGCATCGCGATCGCCTGCGCCTATGCTTTTCCTGACGTTCCAGTCGATGCGGTCGACTTGTCCGAAGATGCGTTGGCCGTGGCCGCGATCAATGTCGAAAAACATGACAGGGTCGAGCAAGTCACGCTGTTTCAATCCGATTTGTTTTCGCAATTGCCTCACGAACGTTACGACATCATTGTCAGTAACCCTCCCTACGTGGCCGTCGAAGAATGGCAAAATCTGCCTCCCGAATATCATGCCGAACCGGCGATGGGCTTCAAGGGCGGCGAGTCGGGTCTCGATATCGTGCTGCAAATTTTGGCGAACGCCAAAGATTATTTGTCGAAACACGGCGTTTTGATCGTCGAAGTCGGCAGCAGCGCCGAAACGCTGCAAAACCGGTTTCCCGAAATCCCTTTTTATTGGTTGGACTTTCAGCGAGGAGGCGACGGCGTATTTTTGTTGACCGCCGAACAAGTCGATCAATTTCATTCTTTATTCATAGACGCATTAAATTAA
- the aroC gene encoding chorismate synthase, whose product MSGNTIGKLFTVTSFGESHGPALGCIVDGCPPGMALSEDDIQIDLDRRKPGTSRHTTQRREADQVRILSGVFEGKTTGTPIGLLIENTDQRSKDYSKIAESFRPGHADYSYQHKYGFRDYRGGGRSSARETAMRVAAGAIAKKYLKASAGIEIRGFLSQLGPIKIEKFEWSVVETNPFFCPDVDKVAEMEQYMDALRKEGESIGARIEVIASNVPPGLGEPIFDRLDAELAYALMSINAVKGVEIGDGFACIDTKGTAFRDEITPEGFLSNHAGGVLGGISTGQNIRASIALKPTSSLRLSGRSINVRGEPIDVVTQGRHDPCVGIRATPIAEAMTALVLMDHLLRHRAQNFEVDSGLPTLR is encoded by the coding sequence ATGTCCGGAAATACGATAGGTAAGTTGTTCACCGTGACTTCGTTCGGCGAAAGTCACGGACCCGCATTAGGTTGTATCGTCGATGGTTGCCCTCCCGGCATGGCGTTGTCGGAAGACGATATTCAAATCGACCTCGACCGACGCAAGCCGGGTACCTCGAGACACACCACCCAGCGCCGCGAAGCCGATCAGGTCAGGATTCTATCCGGGGTTTTCGAAGGCAAGACCACCGGTACGCCGATCGGTTTGCTGATCGAAAATACCGATCAGCGCTCGAAAGATTATTCGAAAATCGCCGAAAGCTTCAGGCCCGGCCATGCCGATTACAGCTATCAGCATAAATACGGTTTTCGCGATTATCGCGGCGGCGGGCGTTCATCGGCCCGCGAGACGGCGATGCGCGTGGCTGCCGGGGCAATCGCGAAAAAGTATTTAAAGGCATCGGCCGGTATTGAAATTCGCGGGTTTCTGTCGCAATTAGGCCCGATTAAGATCGAAAAATTCGAATGGTCCGTCGTCGAAACGAATCCTTTTTTCTGTCCCGATGTCGATAAAGTCGCGGAGATGGAGCAATACATGGATGCTTTGCGTAAGGAAGGCGAATCGATCGGCGCCAGAATCGAAGTGATCGCGTCGAATGTGCCGCCCGGTTTAGGCGAGCCGATTTTCGACCGGCTCGATGCCGAGCTGGCTTATGCCTTGATGAGCATCAACGCGGTTAAGGGTGTCGAAATCGGTGACGGTTTCGCCTGTATCGATACTAAGGGTACCGCCTTTCGCGATGAAATCACGCCGGAAGGTTTCTTGAGCAATCATGCCGGAGGGGTTCTAGGCGGCATCAGCACCGGGCAAAACATTCGGGCCAGCATCGCGCTTAAGCCGACGTCGAGCTTGAGATTGTCCGGCAGAAGCATCAATGTCAGGGGCGAGCCGATTGATGTAGTCACACAAGGCCGTCACGACCCCTGCGTCGGCATCCGCGCGACGCCGATCGCCGAAGCGATGACCGCACTCGTGCTAATGGACCATCTCTTACGGCACCGTGCCCAAAATTTCGAGGTCGATTCCGGCTTGCCGACTCTGAGATAA
- a CDS encoding MFS transporter: MSVPYWRLSGFYFCYFATLGGFLPYWSLYLESVDFNAIEIGELSALLVGTKIIAPNIWGWIADRSGRSLRIIRIACFFAVILFSGFLFVEGYFAFALLTVAFSFFWNAALPQFEAATLFHLKQEPQRYSQIRLWGSIGFIVTVTGIGGLLDWQGLAFMPEIITGLLGSIWLMALLTPEAYASQQGIDGIAIGGILKKPEVWAFFFVYMLLQVAHGPYYVFYSIFLNQHDYSGTTTGMLWSLGVFAEIVLFVLMRRVLVKYSLRHILLVSILLSIVRWLLIGWCADNLALLVFAQVLHAATFGATHVTAIHLVDYYFGHRHQGKGQALYSSVSFGLGGVLGSLYSGYFWDSQGARFVYSIAAVCCCLALLIAYVWVGRDNAKQAGFV; encoded by the coding sequence ATGTCCGTACCTTATTGGCGACTGTCGGGATTCTACTTTTGTTATTTTGCTACGCTAGGAGGTTTTTTACCCTACTGGAGCCTATATTTGGAAAGCGTCGATTTCAATGCGATTGAAATCGGCGAGCTTTCGGCATTATTGGTCGGTACGAAAATCATAGCGCCGAATATTTGGGGCTGGATTGCCGATCGAAGCGGGCGAAGTTTACGGATTATCCGCATAGCATGTTTTTTTGCGGTTATTTTATTCAGCGGTTTTTTGTTCGTTGAAGGTTATTTCGCATTTGCCTTATTGACGGTGGCGTTTAGTTTTTTCTGGAATGCCGCGCTGCCGCAATTCGAAGCGGCAACTTTGTTTCATTTAAAGCAAGAACCGCAGCGCTACAGCCAAATTCGGCTATGGGGGTCGATCGGTTTTATCGTTACCGTTACCGGTATCGGCGGCTTGCTCGACTGGCAAGGTTTGGCCTTCATGCCGGAAATTATTACCGGGCTTTTGGGATCGATTTGGCTTATGGCGTTATTGACGCCCGAAGCTTATGCATCCCAGCAAGGCATTGACGGTATCGCCATCGGCGGAATTTTAAAAAAGCCTGAAGTCTGGGCGTTTTTTTTCGTTTATATGCTTTTGCAAGTCGCGCATGGCCCCTATTATGTGTTTTATTCGATTTTTTTGAATCAGCACGATTATTCGGGAACAACGACCGGTATGTTGTGGTCGTTGGGAGTTTTTGCCGAAATCGTGTTGTTTGTATTGATGCGTAGGGTATTGGTAAAGTACTCGCTAAGACATATTTTATTGGTCAGTATCTTATTGAGTATCGTTCGTTGGCTGTTAATTGGTTGGTGTGCGGATAATCTTGCTTTACTGGTATTCGCGCAAGTGCTTCATGCCGCGACTTTCGGAGCAACGCATGTGACGGCGATTCATCTGGTCGATTATTATTTCGGCCATCGACACCAAGGCAAGGGGCAGGCGCTTTATAGCAGCGTCAGTTTCGGCCTAGGCGGAGTGCTTGGTAGCCTGTACAGCGGTTATTTTTGGGATTCGCAAGGCGCCCGGTTCGTGTATAGCATTGCAGCGGTTTGTTGCTGTTTGGCGTTATTGATTGCCTATGTTTGGGTGGGCCGTGATAACGCCAAGCAAGCGGGATTCGTTTAA
- a CDS encoding MotA/TolQ/ExbB proton channel family protein, whose translation MFDLIKSGGWLMLPIILCSIGAMAIIGERFWTLRKSKILPPDLVPQIWKLSREGKLDASALRSLKMSSPLGAVLAAGLANSRHGRDIMRTSIEEVGRQIVHELEKFLNTLGTIASITPLLGLLGTVVGMIKVFTAIMMHGVGDPTILAGGISEALITTAAGLSVAIPSLIFHRYFERLVDEYVLNMEEEALRLIDVLHGEREEA comes from the coding sequence GTGTTCGATTTGATTAAAAGCGGCGGCTGGTTAATGCTGCCGATTATTTTATGCTCCATCGGTGCGATGGCGATCATTGGCGAGCGTTTTTGGACGCTACGCAAAAGTAAAATTTTGCCGCCCGATCTCGTTCCTCAGATCTGGAAATTGTCCCGCGAGGGCAAGCTCGATGCTTCGGCGTTGCGCAGCCTTAAAATGAGTTCGCCGTTGGGCGCGGTTTTAGCCGCAGGGCTTGCCAATAGCCGCCACGGCCGGGACATCATGCGCACTAGCATCGAAGAGGTGGGACGTCAAATCGTTCATGAATTGGAAAAATTTCTGAATACTTTGGGTACGATTGCCTCGATCACGCCATTGTTGGGTCTTTTGGGAACCGTGGTCGGGATGATCAAGGTATTTACGGCTATCATGATGCATGGCGTCGGCGATCCTACGATATTGGCCGGAGGTATTTCCGAGGCATTGATTACGACCGCTGCCGGCTTGAGCGTTGCGATTCCGAGCCTGATTTTTCACCGCTATTTCGAGCGCTTGGTCGATGAATATGTTTTGAATATGGAAGAGGAAGCGTTACGCTTGATCGATGTGTTGCACGGAGAGCGTGAGGAAGCCTGA
- a CDS encoding ExbD/TolR family protein, with amino-acid sequence MDFHRKKREKLEISITPMIDVVFLLLIFFMVTTTFNRETVLNIDLPEAEGSEPERKLRQIELSIDSDGVYYLTGEDGLPRQLVNQEKETLKQELLKLAGSSRSIPFVINADGKTPHKSVVMALDIAGQIGFKHITFAAIKPNGG; translated from the coding sequence ATGGATTTTCATCGTAAAAAAAGAGAAAAGCTCGAAATCAGCATTACGCCGATGATCGACGTGGTCTTTTTATTGTTGATTTTCTTCATGGTAACGACAACCTTCAATCGGGAAACCGTATTAAACATAGATTTACCTGAAGCCGAAGGCAGCGAACCCGAAAGAAAACTGAGGCAGATCGAGTTGAGCATCGATTCGGACGGCGTCTATTATTTGACCGGCGAAGACGGTTTGCCTCGTCAATTGGTTAATCAAGAAAAAGAAACGCTCAAACAAGAGCTGCTCAAATTGGCCGGTTCGTCGCGATCGATCCCTTTCGTCATCAATGCGGACGGTAAAACGCCGCATAAATCGGTCGTAATGGCTTTGGATATTGCCGGGCAAATCGGTTTTAAACATATTACCTTTGCGGCAATAAAACCCAATGGCGGATAA
- the lpxK gene encoding tetraacyldisaccharide 4'-kinase, with amino-acid sequence MTARSISLDTVWYQGRFPAKVLLPLSWVFRGVVELRRFFYRAGWVKNRRLPVPVIIVGNISVGGTGKTPLIIALARLLKRNGYKPGVISRGYGGEVRDAPVKVDPSGNAAVVGDESLLLSKHSDCPVAVGANRFEAGHLLLEQDGCDVILSDDGLQHYKLARDIEIAVVDGERQFGNGYCLPAGPLREPVERLFEVDFIIENGTKTEDERFSMTLNGDMAVNLTTGSAKPLQDFIGLSCHAVAGIGNPDRFFNKLTAAGLHCINHKFPDHYSYRADDIEFGECPVLMTEKDAVKCFGFARDTHWYVPVTAHLEPAFTNRFLTLLREKYDGYKIT; translated from the coding sequence ATGACCGCACGAAGTATATCGCTCGATACCGTTTGGTATCAAGGCCGATTTCCCGCTAAGGTTTTATTACCGCTTAGTTGGGTTTTTAGAGGAGTCGTCGAGCTCAGGCGTTTTTTTTATCGCGCAGGTTGGGTCAAAAATCGGCGTCTGCCGGTTCCGGTCATCATCGTCGGAAATATCAGCGTCGGCGGTACTGGGAAAACGCCGTTAATTATCGCGTTAGCTAGGCTTTTGAAGCGGAACGGTTATAAACCTGGCGTCATTAGCCGCGGATATGGGGGTGAGGTCCGTGACGCTCCGGTTAAAGTCGATCCTTCGGGCAATGCCGCAGTAGTGGGCGATGAGTCTTTGTTATTGTCCAAGCACTCCGATTGCCCTGTCGCGGTCGGCGCAAATCGTTTTGAAGCAGGACATTTATTGTTGGAGCAAGACGGCTGCGATGTCATTTTATCGGACGACGGTTTGCAGCATTACAAATTGGCGCGCGATATCGAAATTGCTGTCGTCGACGGCGAAAGACAGTTCGGTAATGGTTATTGTCTACCGGCCGGGCCTTTGAGAGAACCGGTCGAACGACTGTTTGAAGTCGACTTTATCATCGAGAATGGAACAAAAACCGAAGACGAACGTTTTTCGATGACACTCAACGGCGATATGGCTGTCAATCTGACGACCGGTTCGGCCAAGCCATTGCAAGACTTTATCGGTTTGAGTTGTCATGCGGTGGCCGGAATCGGCAATCCCGACCGATTTTTCAACAAGTTGACCGCCGCCGGCCTGCATTGCATCAATCATAAATTCCCGGATCATTATTCGTATCGCGCCGACGATATTGAATTCGGGGAGTGTCCGGTATTGATGACCGAAAAAGACGCGGTCAAATGCTTCGGTTTCGCGCGCGATACGCATTGGTATGTACCGGTGACGGCCCACCTGGAGCCGGCCTTTACGAATCGATTTTTAACCTTATTGAGAGAAAAATATGATGGATACAAAATTACTTGA
- a CDS encoding Trm112 family protein, with amino-acid sequence MDTKLLEILVSPVSKGPLIYDKEKQELISIADRLAFPIRDGIPVMLEDEARELSQEEAEALRK; translated from the coding sequence ATGGATACAAAATTACTTGAAATTCTGGTCAGTCCGGTCAGTAAGGGGCCGCTGATTTACGACAAAGAAAAACAGGAATTGATTTCTATTGCCGATCGCTTGGCGTTCCCGATACGCGACGGCATACCGGTCATGCTTGAAGACGAAGCCCGCGAATTGAGTCAAGAAGAAGCCGAAGCCCTGCGTAAATGA
- the kdsB gene encoding 3-deoxy-manno-octulosonate cytidylyltransferase, translating into MSIPFKVVIPARYGSTRLPGKPLLTIAGKPMIAHVCERAREADAEEIVVATDDARIFDKVLELGIQAVMTRGDHQSGTERIAEVAELCGWSDDTIIVNLQGDEPLIPPDYIRDAAEALAGQHRAGIATLAARITDPEEIFNPNSVKTVLNKNGYALYFSRAPIPWDRDHFSRQGRDFSGKIDYLRHIGMYAYRVDFLRRYCGWEASPLEAVESLEQLRILWHGESILVNTVAKTPEAGVDTEDDLKRVERVLGER; encoded by the coding sequence ATGAGTATTCCGTTCAAAGTCGTGATTCCGGCCCGCTACGGATCGACTCGGCTGCCGGGCAAGCCGTTGCTGACTATCGCCGGAAAACCGATGATCGCGCATGTCTGCGAACGGGCAAGAGAAGCCGATGCCGAAGAAATCGTCGTGGCAACCGACGATGCGAGGATTTTCGATAAAGTGTTGGAACTCGGTATTCAAGCCGTGATGACTCGCGGAGATCATCAAAGCGGGACCGAACGTATCGCGGAAGTCGCCGAGTTATGCGGATGGAGCGATGATACGATTATCGTCAATCTGCAAGGCGACGAACCGTTGATTCCGCCGGATTATATCCGGGATGCTGCGGAAGCATTGGCGGGTCAGCATCGTGCAGGTATTGCAACGCTTGCGGCACGCATTACCGATCCGGAAGAAATCTTCAATCCCAACTCCGTCAAAACGGTGCTGAATAAGAACGGTTATGCGCTTTATTTCAGTCGTGCGCCGATTCCGTGGGACCGCGATCATTTCAGTCGGCAGGGCAGGGACTTTTCCGGAAAAATCGATTATTTGCGCCATATCGGCATGTATGCGTACCGCGTCGATTTCTTGCGGCGTTATTGCGGTTGGGAAGCTTCACCGCTTGAGGCGGTCGAGTCATTGGAGCAGCTTCGAATACTCTGGCACGGCGAGTCGATTCTCGTTAACACCGTCGCCAAAACTCCGGAAGCCGGTGTCGATACCGAGGACGATTTAAAACGCGTGGAAAGGGTTTTAGGTGAAAGGTGA
- the alaC gene encoding alanine transaminase has protein sequence MEQFHRISRLPPYVFNIVNELKAKARAAGEDIIDFGMGNPDQPTPDHIVNKLVEAAQREDTHRYSVSKGIPRLRRAICNWYKHRFDVDLDPDTEAIVTIGSKEGLAHLALATLGPGDVVLVPNPAYPIHPYGVVIAGADIRHVALVAGVDFFEELHKAIVDSWPKPKMLILNFPGNPTTQCVDLEFFEKIVEVAKEHNIWVVQDVAYADIVFDGYKAPSILQVKGATDIAVEFFSLSKSYNMPGWRVGFMCGNKDLVAALARIKSYLDYGTFTPIQIAAITALEGPQDCVAEIAEMYRKRRDVLCEGLTAAGWPVPKPKATMFVWAPIPEPYKEMGSLEFSKKLLADAKVAVSPGIGFGQYGDDHVRFGLIENEHRTRQAIRGIRHMLKKDKVV, from the coding sequence ATGGAACAATTTCATCGAATCAGTCGCTTGCCTCCCTATGTTTTCAATATTGTCAACGAGCTAAAAGCGAAAGCACGAGCGGCCGGGGAAGATATTATCGACTTCGGGATGGGTAATCCCGATCAGCCGACACCCGACCATATCGTCAATAAGCTAGTCGAGGCGGCTCAGCGAGAGGATACTCACCGTTATTCCGTTTCCAAGGGTATCCCTCGTTTACGAAGAGCGATATGTAATTGGTATAAGCATCGCTTTGACGTGGATTTGGATCCGGATACCGAGGCGATCGTTACAATCGGTTCCAAGGAGGGGCTAGCGCATTTGGCTTTGGCGACGCTGGGTCCCGGCGACGTCGTTCTCGTTCCGAATCCAGCCTATCCCATCCATCCGTACGGCGTCGTGATCGCCGGTGCCGATATTCGTCATGTGGCGTTGGTTGCCGGTGTGGATTTTTTCGAAGAACTGCATAAAGCCATCGTCGATTCATGGCCGAAGCCGAAAATGTTGATACTCAATTTCCCGGGTAACCCGACCACACAATGCGTCGATCTGGAATTTTTCGAAAAAATCGTTGAAGTGGCCAAAGAGCATAACATTTGGGTTGTTCAGGATGTCGCTTACGCAGATATCGTATTCGACGGTTACAAAGCACCGTCGATTCTTCAGGTTAAGGGCGCGACCGATATCGCGGTTGAATTTTTTTCGTTATCCAAAAGTTACAACATGCCCGGTTGGCGGGTCGGTTTCATGTGCGGCAACAAAGACTTGGTTGCGGCGTTGGCGCGTATTAAATCTTATCTTGACTACGGTACGTTTACACCGATTCAGATTGCGGCGATTACCGCGTTGGAGGGTCCGCAGGATTGTGTGGCCGAAATTGCCGAGATGTACCGGAAAAGGCGCGATGTCTTATGCGAAGGTTTGACGGCTGCAGGTTGGCCGGTGCCGAAGCCGAAAGCGACAATGTTCGTTTGGGCGCCGATTCCCGAACCGTATAAAGAAATGGGCTCGCTCGAGTTTTCGAAAAAATTGCTCGCCGATGCGAAAGTAGCCGTGTCGCCGGGGATCGGTTTCGGACAGTACGGAGACGATCACGTTCGTTTCGGTTTGATCGAAAACGAACACAGAACCCGACAAGCGATTCGCGGCATTCGACATATGCTCAAGAAAGACAAAGTTGTATAA